In Panthera tigris isolate Pti1 chromosome C1, P.tigris_Pti1_mat1.1, whole genome shotgun sequence, the following proteins share a genomic window:
- the SPEN gene encoding msx2-interacting protein isoform X3, which translates to MVRETRHLWVGNLPENVREEKIIEHFKRYGRVESVKILPKRGSEGGVAAFVDFVDIKSAQKAHNSVNKMGDRDLRTDYNEPGTIPSAARGLDDTVSIASRSREVSGFRGGGGGPAYGPPPSLHAREGRYERRLDGTDSSSSSSDDSPARSVQSAAVPAPTSQLLSSLEKEEPRKSFGIKVQNLPVRSTDTSLKDGLFHEFKKFGKVTSVQIHGTSEERYGLVFFRQQEDQEKALTASKGKLFFGMQIEVTAWIGPETESENEFRPLDERIDEFHPKATRTLFIGNLEKTTTYHDLRNIFQRFGEIVDIDIKKVNGVPQYAFLQYCDIASVCKAIKKMDGEYLGNNRLKLGFGKSMPTNCVWLDGLSSNVSDQYLTRHFCRYGPVVKVVFDRLKGMALVLYNEIEYAQAAVKETKGRKIGGNKIKVDFANRESQLAFYHCMEKSGQDIRDFYEMLAERREERRGSYDYSQDRTYYENVRTPGTYPEDSRRDYPARGREFYSEWETYQGDYYESRYYDDPREYRDYRNDPYEQDIREYSYRQRERERERERFESDRDRDHERRPSERSQSPVHLRRPQSPGTSPSQSERLPSDSERRIYSRSSDRSGSCSSLSPPRYEKLDKSRLERYTKNEKTDKERTFDPERVERERRLIRKEKVEKDKTEKQKRKGKVHSPSSQSSETDQENEREQSPEKSRSSNKLSREKADKEGIAKNRLELMPCVVLTRVKEKEGKVIDHTPLEKLKAKLDNDTAKSSALDQKLQVCQTEPAKSDLSKLEPVRMKVPKEKGLSSHIEVVDKEGRLKSRKHLKPEQTADGVSAADLEKLEARKRRFADSNLKVEKQKSEVKKSSPEMEEARVLLKKQPDLSSRDILLLREGESERKPVRKEILKRESKKIKLDRLNAAPSPKECQELASVSVGAGSRPNSDLQARLGEPVCDSVENQEIQSKKPIPSKPQLKQLQLLDDQGPEREDIRKNYCSLRDETLECKPSQEKPHSVNTEEKIGIDIDHTQSYRKQMEQSRRKQQMEMEIAKSEKFGSPKKDVDEYERRSLVHEVGKPPQDVTDDSPPSKKKRMDHVDFDVCTKRERNYRSSRQISEDSERAGGSPSIRHGSFHEDDDPIGSPRLMSVRGSPKVDEKGLPYSNITVREESLKFNPYDSSRREQMADMAKIKLSVLNSEDELNRWDSQMKQDASRFDVSFPNSIIKRDSLRKRSVRDLEPGEVPSDSDEDGEHKSHSPRASALYESSRLSFLLRDREDKLREREERLSSSLERNKFYSFALDKTITPDTKALLERAKSLSSSREENWSFLDWDSRFANFRNNKDKEKVDSAPRPIPSWYMKKKKIRTDSEGKMDDKKDDHKEEEQERQELFASRFLHSSIFEQDSKRLQHLERKDEESDFVAGRLYGRQTSDGANSTADVIQEPVVLFHSRFMELTRMQQKEKEKDQKPKEAEKQEDTEDHPETPESASESKEVEPKTPLPIGPPAVTAVTPESASSSPEKATAGEKAGEVPLVTEEKPREPASASEEAKPVSEQAPAAVQQTEQGDLPPGADANKDAARTPSVVEESSSVDQLPYLDTKPPTPGASFSQVEVTVDPEPDSAQPLSKPTQKPEDADEPKVEKPNSAANVEPSANPKAEVVPEVQPQAAEDIEVDPPVATKDKKPNKSKRSKTPVQATAASTVEKPVTRKSERIDREKLKRSNSPRGEAQKLLELKMEAEKITRTASKNATADPEHPEPSLPLSRTRRRNVRSVYATMGDHESRSPVKEPTEQPRVTRKRLERELQEAAAVPTTPRRGRPPKTRRRAEEDEETEAKEPVETLKPAEGWRSPRAQKSGAAGGPQGKRGKNEPKVDAERLEAATEVSPQVSVKENNTKSKADKEEAGSEQKRDKKEIGTDKNVPEAPAVEVVEKKAAPEKNSKSKRGRSRNSRSAADKSANLKTADTSASPSVAAGPAGPAAEKEAEVVAGPPEKSESPQKEGSLSSQLNSDPARLEKEPEEKEDVSATTPSPEPNQLARQMELEQAVENIAKLTETTSAAFKAAATDAPEGLSTEDGDKPAHQASETELAAAIGSIINDISGEPENFPAAAPYPAEPQADLQPRPQVLRPPGEGMEPETHEAVSGILETEAAAESSGPPVSAPDPSAGPADTKEAGGNSSEPSQPVPEAKGSKEAEVPLARKEKGRQKTTRSRRKRNTNKKTGVSTETPVSEPDQGQSKSPATNEGRVAPPPEAPQEEKQREKPQSAPPESCSSDPSKTPSLENLSQDSSVEEKTPTRASALPDLPPPSQPAPVEDEPQARFKVHSIIDSDPVTPPSDSSTPTPPIPSVTAAKLPPPVASGGVPHQSSSTKVTEWITRQEEPRAQSTPSPALPPDTKASDIDTSSSTLRKILMDPKYVSATGVTSTSVTTAIAEPVSAAPCLHEAPPPPPVESKKPLLEEKPAAPVTNTSDTQAPEAPVATEKEKVAPVIAPKITSVISRMPVSIDLENSQKITLAKPAPQTLTGLVSALTGLVNVSLVPVNALTGPVNALKSSVKGPVTTLKGLVNTPAGPVNVLKGPVNVLTGPVNVLTTPVNATVGAVNAAAGAVNATVGAVNAAAGAMNAGAVTVTAGAVTAASGSVTATTGAVTVAGAVITPSAKCKPRPSTNENSRFHPGSMSVIDDRPADTGSGAGLRVNTSEGVVLLSYSGQKTEGPQRISAKISQIPPASAMDIEFQQSVSKSQVKPDAVAPAQPSPKGPQAPSGYANVATHSTLVLTAQTYNASPVISSVKADRPSLEKPEPIHLSVSTPVTQGGTVKVLTQGINTPPVLVHNQLVLTPSIVTTNKKLADPVTLKIETKVLQPANLGSALTPHHPPALPSKLPTEVNHVASGPSTPTDRTVSHLAATKPDAHSPRPSGPAPTPFPRACHPSSTTSTALSTNATVMLAAGIPVPQFISSIHPEQSVIMPPHSITQTVSLSHLSQGEVRMNTPTLPSITYSIRPETLHSPRAPLQPQQIEVRAPQRAGTPQPATAGVPALAPQHPAEEEVHYHLPVARAAAPVQSEVLVMQSEYRLHPYTVPRDVRIMVHPHVTAVSEQPRAADGVVKVPPASKVPQQPGKDATKTADAKAAPAPAPHGEARILTVTPSSQLQGLPLTPPVVVTHGVQIVHSSGELFQEYRYGDIRTYHSPAQLTHTQFPAAASIGLPPRTKAPAQGPAPEGEPLQPTQPAQSTQPVQPVQSTQPAQPTQPCQPSQLSQPGQPPSSKMPQVSQEAKGTQTGVEQPRLPAVPTNRPAEPHAQVQRAQAETSQTSYPSPVSVSMKPDLPAPLPAQAAPKQPSFVPTTSSPSTPPGLALTHTEAQATPKPDSSPHLTSQRPVDMVQLLKKYPIVWQGLLALKNDTAAVQLHFVSGNNVLAHRSLPLSEGGPPLRIAQRMRLETSQLEGVARRMTVETDYCLLLALPCGRDQEDVVSQTESLKAAFITYLQAKQAAGIINVPNPGSNQPAYVLQIFPPCEFSESHLSRLAPDLLASISNISPHLMIVIASV; encoded by the exons GATATTGATATTAAGAAAGTAAATGGAGTTCCTCAGTACGCGTTCTTGCAGTACTGTGATATTGCCAGCGTTTGTAAGGCTATTAAGAAGATGGATGGAGAGTACCTTGGAAATAATCGCCTCAAG CTGGGTTTTGGAAAGAGCATGCCTACAAACTGCGTGTGGTTAGACGGGCTTTCTTCAAATGTGTCGGATCAGTATTTAACACGCCATTTCTGCCGATATGGGCCTGTGGTAAAG gtGGTGTTTGACCGCTTAAAAGGCATGGCCCTGGTCCTCTACAATGAAATTGAATATGCGCAAGCAGCTGTAAAAGAGACCAAGGGGAGGAAAATCGGTGGGAATAAAATTAAG gtgGATTTTGCAAATCGGGAAAGCCAGCTGGCATTTTATCACTGTATGGAAAAGTCTGGTCAAGATATCAGAGACTTTTATGAAATGTTAGCAGAAAGaag AGAGGAACGAAGGGGATCTTATGACTATAGCCAAGATCGTACGTATTATGAGAATGTTCGTACTCCGGGTACATATCCTGAGGACTCCAGACGGGACTATCCAGCTCGAGGGAGAGAATTTTATTCAGAATGGGAAACTTACCAAGGAGACTACTATGAATCGCGATACTATGACGATCCTCGGGAATACAGGGATTACAGAAATGATCCTTACGAACAGGATATTCGGGAATACAGTTACAGGCAAAGGGAACGAGAAAGAGAACGCGAAAGATTTGAGTCTGACCGAGACAGAGACCACGAGAGGCGGCCAAGTGAGCGCAGTCAGAGCCCGGTGCACCTGCGGCGCCCCCAGAGCCCTGGCACCTCTCCCTCACAGTCCGAGCGGCTGCCGAGTGACTCAGAGAGGAGGATTTACAGCAGGTCCTCAGACCGGAGTGGAAGCTGTAGCTCACTTTCTCCTCCAAGATATGAAAAACTGGACAAATCTCGTTTGGAACGctatacaaaaaatgaaaagacagataaagaaaGGACTTTTGATCCTGAgagagtagaaagagagagacgcttaataaggaaggagaaagtggaaaaggacaaaactgaaaagcagaaaCGAAAAGGAAAAGTTCATTCTCCTAGTTCTCAGTCTTCAGAGACAGACCAAGAAAATGAGAGGGAACAGAGCCCCGAAAAATCAAGGAGTTCTAATAAACTGAGCAGAGAAAAAGCTGACAAAGAAGGGATAGCAAAAAACCGCCTCGAGCTCATGCCCTGTGTAGTCTTGACCCGcgtgaaagaaaaagaggggaaagttATTGACCATACTCCCTTGGAAAAGCTGAAAGCCAAGCTTGATAATGACACTGCCAAGTCTTCTGCCCTAGATCAGAAACTTCAGGTCTGTCAGACAGAGCCCGCAAAGTCTGACTTGTCTAAACTGGAACCGGTTCGAATGAAAGTGCCAAAGGAAAAGGGCCTGTCAAGCCACATAGAAGTGGTAGATAAGGAAGGCAGGCTTAAATCCAGGAAGCACCTAAAACCAGAGCAGACTGCTGATGGGGTCAGCGCTGCAGATTTGGAGAAGCTGGAAGCAAGGAAGCGGCGCTTTGCAGATTCCAATTTGAAAGTAGAAAAGCAAAAGTCAGAAGTCAAGAAAAGTAGTCCAGAGATGGAGGAAGCTCGggtacttttaaaaaagcagccTGACCTATCCTCTAGAGACATCCTTCTGCTGAGGGAAGGAGAGTCAGAAAGAAAGCCTGTGAGGAAAGAAATTCTTAAACGagaatctaagaaaataaaactagacaGACTTAATGCTGCTCCCAGCCCCAAAGAGTGTCAGGAGCTTGCCAGCGTTTCTGTTGGGGCTGGCTCAAGGCCCAACTCAGACCTACAAGCAAGGCTGGGAGAACCAGTATGTGACTCTGTGGAAAATCAAGAAATCCAGTCAAAAAAACCTATTCCCTCAAAACCACAACTCAAACAGTTGCAATTATTAGATGATCAGGGACCAGAGAGAGAAGATATTAGGAAAAACTATTGCAGTCTTCGTGATGAAACACTTGAATGTAAACCAAGCCAAGAGAAACCacattcagtaaatactgaagaaaaaattgGCATTGATATTGATCACACGCAGAGTTACCGAAAACAAATGGAGCAGAGTCGGAGAAAACAGCAGATGGAGATGGAAATAGCCAAGTCTGAGAAGTTTGGCAGTCCTAAAAAAGATGTAGATGAATATGAAAGACGTAGTTTGGTTCACGAGGTAGGCAAACCCCCCCAAGATGTCACTGACGACTCTCCTCctagcaaaaagaaaaggatggaccacgtggattttgatgtctgcaccaagagagagaggaattaCCGAAGTTCACGCCAGATCAGTGAAGATTCTGAAAGGGCTGGCGGTTCTCCCAGCATCCGACATGGCTCTTTCCACGAAGACGACGACCCTATAGGCTCCCCTAGGCTCATGTCAGTAAGAGGGTCTCCTAAAGTAGATGAAAAAGGTCTCCCCTATTCTAACATCACGGTCAGAGAAGAGTCTTTAAAATTTAATCCTTATGATTCTAGCAGGAGAGAACAGATGGCAGACATGGCCAAAATAAAGCTCTCGGTCTTGAATTCTGAAGATGAACTAAACCGGTGGGATTCTCAAATGAAACAAGATGCCAGCAGATTTGATGTGAGTTTCCCAAACAGCATAATTAAGAGAGACAGCCTTCGAAAGAGGTCTGTACGTGACTTGGAACCTGGGGAGGTGCCTTCTGATTCTGATGAAGACGGTGAACACAAATCCCACTCACCCAGAGCCTCTGCACTATATGAAAGTTCTCGgttgtcttttttattgagggacagagaagacAAGCTACGTGAGCGAGAGGAAAGACTCTCCAGTTCTTTAGAAAGGAACAAATTTTACTCTTTTGCACTGGATAAGACAATCACACCAGACACGAAGGCTTTGCTTGAAAGAGCTAAGTCCCTCTCTTCATCTCGAGAAGAAAACTGGTCTTTTCTTGATTGGGACTCCCGTTTTGCCAATTTTCGAAacaacaaagataaagagaaggttGACTCTGCTCCAAGACCTATCCCATCCTGGtacatgaaaaagaagaaaattcggACTGATTCCGAAGGAAAAATGGATGATAAAAAAGATGACCATAAAGAAGAAGAACAGGAAAGACAAGAATTATTTGCTTCTCGTTTTTTACACAGCTCAATCTTTGAACAAGATTCCAAGCGATTGCAGCATCTGGAGAGAAAAGACGAGGAATCAGACTTCGTTGCTGGCAGGTTGTATGGGAGGCAGACGTCTGATGGAGCAAACAGCACGGCTGACGTGATTCAAGAGCCAGTAGTTCTTTTCCATAGCAGATTTATGGAACTCACGCGaatgcaacagaaagaaaaggaaaaagaccaaaaacccAAAGAGGCTGAAAAACAGGAAGATACAGAGGATCATCCTGAGACCCCAGAGTCTGCCTCTGAGAGTAAAGAGGTGGAACCGAAGACCCCCCTTCCCATTGGGCCTCCTGCCGTCACAGCTGTAACTCCAGAGTCAGCATCGTCATCACCGGAAAAGGCGACAGCAGGTGAAAAAGCAGGGGAGGTGCCTTTGGTGACAGAAGAGAAGCCCAGGGAGCCAGCCTCTGCCTCAGAAGAAGCAAAGCCTGTGTCTGAGCAGGCTCCCGCTGCCGTGCAGCAAACCGAGCAAGGCGACCTGCCCCCAGGAGCGGACGCCAATAAAGATGCTGCCAGGACTCCATCAGTTGTTGAAGAAAGTTCATCAGTTGACCAGCTGCCTTATCTGGACACCAAGCCTCCAACTCCTGGGGCCTCATTTTCTCAGGTTGAGGTCACTGTAGATCCAGAACCCGACAGTGCCCAACCGCTTTCAAAACCGACTCAGAAGCCTGAGGACGCTGATGAGCCCAAAGTGGAAAAGCCAAACTCAGCCGCTAATGTTGAGCCCAGTGCAAATCCAAAAGCTGAAGTTGTCCCTGAGGTTCAGCCTCAAGCTGCTGAAGACATTGAGGTCGATCCTCCGGTTGCCACGAAAgataaaaagccaaacaaaagtAAGCGTTCCAAGACCCCTGTTCAGGCCACCGCAGCAAGTACTGTGGAGAAGCCTGTCACCCGGAAGAGCGAGCGGATAGACCGGGAGAAACTCAAGCGGTCCAATTCTCCGCGGGGAGAAGCACAGAAGCTTTTAGAattgaagatggaggcagagaagatTACAAGGACCGCCTCTAAAAATGCCACGGCAGACCCAGAACACCCAGAACCAAGCTTGCCCCTCAGCCGAACGAGGCGCCGGAACGTGAGGAGTGTCTATGCAACCATGGGAGACCACGAGAGCCGCTCTCCCGTCAAGGAGCCCACTGAGCAGCCACGAGTGACCAGGAAGAGACTGGAGCGAGAGCTGCAGGAGGCCGCGGCGGTTCCCACGACCCCACGGAGGGGAAGGCCTCCGAAAACACGCCGTCGAGCTGAAGAAGATGAGGAGACCGAGGCCAAAGAACCAGTTGAGACGCTCAAACCAGCGGAGGGATGGAGGTCCCCACGAGCCCAAAAATCAGGAGCTGCTGGTGGCCCACAAGGGAAAAGGGGCAAAAACGAGCCAAAAGTTGATGCTGAACGTCTGGAGGCGGCCACTGAGGTGAGTCCCCAGGTCagtgtgaaagaaaataatacaaagtccAAGGCTGATAAAGAAGAAGCAGGAAGTGAACAGAAACGTGACAAAAAAGAAATTGGCACAGACAAAAATGTACCGGAAGCCCCTGCAGTTGAAGTGGTAGAGAAAAAAGCAGCCCCTGAAAAAAACTCCAagtcaaagagagggagatcgCGAAACTCTAGGTCAGCAGCGGACAAATCTGCAAATCTGAAAACTGCGGATACCAGTGCGAGTCCCAGCGTGGCCGCGGGCCCTGCGGGGCCGGCAGCGGAAAAGGAAGCTGAGGTAGTGGCGGGTCCCCCTGAGAAGAGCGAGAGTCCCCAGAAGGAGGGGAGTTTATCTTCCCAGTTGAACAGCGATCCGGCCCGTCTGGAGAAGGAACCggaggagaaggaagatgtgTCTGCCACTACGCCGTCCCCAGAACCAAATCAGTTAGCCAGGCAGATGGAGCTGGAGCAGGCCGTGGAGAACATCGCGAAGCTCACTGAGACCACCTCCGCGGCCTTCAAGGCGGCGGCCACAGATGCACCAGAGGGCCTCTCCACAGAGGATGGGGACAAGCCCGCACACCAAGCAAGTGAAACAGAACTGGCTGCGGCCATTGGCTCCATCATCAATGACATTTCTGGGGAGCCAGAAAACTTCCCAGCAGCCGCCCCTTACCCTGCAGAACCACAGGCAGATCTACAGCCCCGTCCTCAAGTGCTGCGGCCCCCTGGGGAGGGAATGGAGCCTGAGACCCATGAGGCTGTGTCCGGCATCTTGGAGACCGAGGCTGCCGCAGAGTCTTCTGGGCCACCAGTCAGTGCCCCTGACCCCTCAGCAGGCCCAGCAGATACCAAGGAAGCTGGAGGGAACAGCAGCGAACCCTCCCAGCCAGTGCCAGAAGCCAAAGGATCAAAAGAAGCAGAAGTCCCTCTTGCTCGGAAAGAGAAAGGGCGCCAGAAGACAACTCGATCACGCCGCAAACggaatacaaataagaaaacggGGGTCAGTACAGAGACTCCCGTCTCTGAACCTGACCAAGGTCAAAGCAAGAGTCCTGCTACAAATGAGGGGAGGGTGGCGCCACCCCCAGAAGCGCcacaggaagagaagcagagagaaaagcccCAGTCCGCTCCGCCTGAGTCCTGTTCTTCTGACCCAAGCAAGACCCCATCCCTGGAGAACTTGTCCCAAGACAGCAGCGTGGAAGAAAAGACACCGACCAGAGCATCTGCACTCCCAGACCTTCCCCCGCCCTCCCAGCCAGCACCAGTGGAGGACGAGCCTCAAGCCAGATTCAAGGTGCATTCCATCATCGACAGTGACCCAGTGACCCCACCCAGTGACTCCagcacacccacccccccaattCCTTCTGTAACTGCAGCAAAGCTCCCACCTCCTGTCGCCTCTGGGGGGGTCCCACACCAGAGCTCCTCTACGAAGGTCACAGAGTGGATCACGAGGCAGGAGGAGCCTCGGGCTCAGTCCACCCCATCTCCAGCTCTTCCCCCAGACACGAAAGCTTCTGACATCGACACCAGCTCCAGTACGCTGAGGAAGATCCTCATGGACCCCAAATACGTCTCCGCCACTGGCGTCACTTCCACGAGTGTCACGACTGCCATTGCAGAGCCCGTCAGTGCCGCCCCTTGCCTGCATGAGGCACCGCCCCCTCCTCCAGTTGAGTCTAAAAAACctcttttagaagaaaaaccaGCGGCTCCAGTAACCAACACCTCTGACACACAGGCCCCAGAGGCTCCAGTAGCCACTGAAAAGGAAAAGGTGGCTCCGGTCATTGCTCCCAAAATTACTTCTGTTATTAGTCGGATGCCCGTGAGCATTGATTTGGAGAACTCGCAAAAGATCACTCTGGCAAAACCAGCTCCTCAAACCCTGACTGGCCTGGTGAGCGCTCTGACGGGCCTGGTGAATGTGTCCTTGGTCCCAGTGAATGCCCTTACCGGCCCGGTGAATGCCCTCAAAAGCTCTGTGAAGGGCCCGGTGACCACGCTGAAAGGTTTGGTGAACACTCCTGCCGGCCCCGTGAACGTCCTAAAGGGGCCCGTGAACGTTCTGACGGGGCCAGTGAACGTTCTCACCACCCCGGTGAATGCCACCGTGGGCGCGGTGAACGCCGCTGCGGGTGCGGTGAACGCCACCGTGGGCGCGGTGAACGCCGCTGCGGGCGCCATGAATGCAGGCGCGGTGACAGTCACAGCAGGTGCAGTAACCGCTGCCTCTGGCAGTGTGACTGCCACAACAGGTGCGGTGACTGTGGCAGGTGCAGTGATTACACCGTCAGCAAAGTGCAAACCCAGACCGAGCACTAATGAAAACAGTCGGTTCCACCCGGGGTCCATGTCGGTGATTGACGACCGTCCAGCAGACACGGGCTCTGGTGCCGGCCTGCGTGTGAACACGTCCGAAGGGGTCGTGCTCCTGAGCTATTCGGGGCAGAAGACCGAAGGCCCGCAGCGGATCAGCGCCAAGATTAGCCAGATCCCCCCCGCCAGTGCAATGGACATCGAATTTCAGCAGTCGGTGTCCAAGTCCCAGGTCAAACCGGATGCTGTCGCACCAGCGCAGCCTTCGCCCAAAGGCCCCCAGGCTCCTTCAGGCTATGCAAATGTGGCCACCCATTCTACTCTGGTACTGACTGCCCAGACATACAACGCGTCTCCTGTGATTTCATCTGTTAAGGCTGACCGTCCATCCCTGGAGAAGCCCGAGCCCATTCACCTCTCTGTGTCCACCCCTGTCACCCAGGGTGGCACAGTGAAGGTTCTCACCCAGGGCATAAACACACCCCCAGTGCTGGTTCACAACCAGCTGGTCCTCACCCCAAGCATAGTCACCACTAATAAAAAGCTTGCTGACCCCGTCACCCTCAAAATAGAGACCAAGGTCCTTCAGCCGGCTAACCTGGGGTCTGCGCtcactccccaccaccctcctgcTCTGCCCAGCAAACTGCCTACAGAAGTGAACCACGTCGCCTCGGGGCCCAGTACCCCGACAGATCGAACGGTCTCCCATTTGGCAGCCACGAAGCCAGATGCGCATTCTCCTCGCCCCAGCGGGCCCGCTCCGACCCCCTTCCCGAGAGCGTGTCACCCCAGCAGCACCACGTCCACCGCGCTCTCCACTAATGCCACGGTCATGCTGGCTGCGGGCattcctgtgcctcagttcatCTCTAGCATACACCCGGAGCAGTCTGTCATCATGCCCCCGCACAGCATCACCCAGACCGTGTCCCTCAGCCACCTGTCCCAGGGCGAGGTAAGAATGAACACTCCCACGCTGCCCAGCATCACCTACAGCATCCGGCCAGAGACCCTTCACTCTCCGAGGGCccctctgcagccccagcagaTAGAGGTCCGGGCCCCGCAGCGTGCAGGCACACCGCAGCCAGCCACAGCTGGCGTGCCGGCCTTGGCCCCCCAACACCCTGCAGAGGAAGAAGTGCATTATCACCTCCCTGTCGCTCGAGCTGCGGCCCCTGTGCAGTCAGAGGTGCTGGTCATGCAGTCCGAGTACCGACTGCACCCGTACACCGTGCCCCGGGACGTGAGGATCATGGTGCATCCGCACGTGACGGCAGTCAGCGAGCAGCCCCGGGCAGCCGACGGGGTAGTGAAGGTGCCACCAGCCAGCAAGGTCCCTCAGCAGCCCGGGAAAGACGCCACCAAGACCGCAGATGCCAAAGCCGCGCCAGCCCCCGCCCCGCACGGTGAGGCCCGCATCCTCACGGTCACCCCCAGCAGCCAGCTCCAGGGGCTGCCTCTCACCCCACCCGTGGTGGTGACCCATGGGGTGCAGATCGTGCACTCCAGCGGGGAGCTGTTTCAGGAGTACAGATACGGAGACATCCGCACCTACCACAGCCCCGCGCAGCTCACACACACGCAGTTTCCTGCTGCCGCCTCCATCGGTCTACCTCCTCGGACCAAGGCTCCCGCTCAG GGCCCGGCTCCTGAAGGTGAGCCCTTGCAGCCCACTCAGCCTGCGCAGTCTACACAGCCTGTCCAGCCTGTGCAGTCCACACAACCCGCACAGCCCACGCAGCCCTGCCAGCCCTCCCAGCTCAGCCAGCCAGGCCAGCCACCAAGCAGCAAGATGCCTCAGGTCTCCCAGGAGGCGAAGGGGACCCAGACAGGAGTCGAACAGCCTCGTCTCCCAGCCGTCCCCACAAACAGGCCAGCCGAGCCTCATGCCCAGGTCCAGAGGGCACAGGCAGAAACAAGTCAGACCTCCTACCCGTCGCCTGTGTCTGTCTCCATGAAGCCTGACCTCCCggcccctctcccagctcaggCTGCCCCAAAGCAGCCGTCGTTTGTCCCCACGACCTCAAGCCCCAGCACCCCTCCGGGACTGGCCCTGACGCACACTGAAGCCCAGGCCACCCCCAAGCCAGATTCTTCTCCACACTTGACTTCCCAGAGGCCCGTGGACATGGTCCAGCTTCTGAAG AAGTACCCCATTGTGTGGCAGGGCCTACTGGCCCTCAAGAACGACACGGCTGCCGTGCAGCTCCACTTTGTCTCCGGCAACAACGTCCTGGCGCATCGGTCTCTGCCGCTTTCTGAAGGAGGCCCCCCGCTGAGGATTGCCCAGAGGATGCGGCTGGAGACCTCCCAGCTGGAAGGGGTTGCCCGGAGGATGACG GTGGAGACAGATTACTGTCTGCTGCTGGCTCTGCCCTGTGGCCGTGACCAAGAGGATGTCGTGAGCCAAACTGAGTCCCTCAAGGCGGCCTTCATCACCTATCTGCAGGCCAAGCAGGCGGCAGGGATCATCAACGTTCCCAACCCCGGCTCCAATCAG